The Peptococcus niger genome window below encodes:
- a CDS encoding 2-oxoacid:acceptor oxidoreductase family protein gives MEERILCAGFGGQGVMAIGQMLTYGGMVDNYECSYLPSYGPEMRGGAANCSVILSDKPVGSPNVTAPKTLIAMNKPSLEKFAKTVVPGGVIFVNSSLIDTKVDRDDVKVFYVPVTDIARNDVGNAKASNMVMFGAYLGYSKLLSDEAVKDAYMHVFGERKAKFFDMNRKAMDAGMKLVEEQHAEMEGAQ, from the coding sequence ATGGAAGAACGCATCTTATGTGCCGGATTCGGCGGCCAGGGCGTTATGGCCATCGGCCAAATGCTCACCTACGGTGGCATGGTAGACAATTATGAATGCTCCTACCTGCCGTCCTATGGCCCGGAAATGCGTGGCGGCGCCGCCAACTGCTCGGTTATCTTATCCGATAAACCGGTTGGCTCTCCGAACGTCACCGCTCCGAAAACCTTAATCGCTATGAACAAACCGTCTCTTGAAAAATTTGCAAAAACCGTTGTTCCCGGCGGCGTTATCTTCGTCAACTCCTCTTTGATTGATACCAAGGTGGACCGTGACGATGTTAAAGTCTTTTACGTCCCGGTAACGGATATTGCCCGCAACGACGTCGGTAATGCCAAGGCCTCCAACATGGTTATGTTCGGCGCTTACCTGGGCTACAGCAAACTTTTAAGCGATGAAGCTGTAAAAGATGCTTACATGCACGTCTTTGGCGAACGCAAGGCAAAATTCTTCGATATGAACCGTAAGGCTATGGATGCGGGCATGAAATTGGTCGAAGAACAACATGCAGAAATGGAGGGTGCTCAATGA
- the brnQ gene encoding branched-chain amino acid transport system II carrier protein yields the protein MNNKTKDVIIVGFALFAMFLGAGNLIFPPYLGFNSGTAWPVNLLGFVLTGVGLPFLGIYSTIKSGGNVMTLGRYVGRGFSIFFGVAIILAIGPCFAIPRTAATTHEVGVMQFAPDLPPIVTSIVFFALVLFFCFNSAKVVDYIGKILTPFLMITLFTIVVLAVIKPIGSPVELTGDNVYNFAGSFTEGYQTLDALAATMFCGTALASIVSRGYNTLKDQLNLTIYCGIIAAGLLAFVYGGLLYAGASASGTMTFPEDVTRPQMLIQIVHQIFAGVATSWGPIGAGMLAIAVSLACLTTAVGLVTTCAQYFNQLSNGKLGYRLVVIVTVAFSFFVSIMGVTWIINAAVPVLFLMYPVLIVLLIFTLFDKFIPNKNAYTGGIIGAFLISIIDALNTLKGGFGFDAPWIDSLVAFKSHIPFDSLGLAWIIPVAVLAIIASFLPRKRVDEEMTQLVYFEEGTK from the coding sequence ATGAACAACAAGACAAAAGACGTTATCATTGTAGGTTTTGCATTATTCGCCATGTTCTTGGGCGCCGGGAACTTGATTTTCCCGCCCTACCTCGGCTTTAACTCCGGTACCGCTTGGCCGGTCAACTTGCTCGGTTTTGTCTTAACCGGCGTGGGCCTTCCGTTCTTGGGGATTTATTCCACCATTAAATCCGGCGGTAACGTTATGACCCTTGGTCGTTACGTTGGTAGAGGCTTTTCCATCTTTTTCGGCGTTGCCATTATTTTGGCCATCGGCCCCTGCTTTGCTATTCCGCGTACCGCCGCTACGACCCATGAAGTCGGCGTTATGCAATTTGCACCTGACCTGCCGCCCATCGTCACCAGTATCGTATTCTTTGCACTCGTGCTCTTTTTCTGCTTCAACAGTGCAAAAGTTGTCGACTACATTGGTAAAATTTTAACGCCTTTCTTAATGATCACACTTTTCACAATTGTCGTTCTGGCCGTTATTAAGCCGATTGGCAGCCCGGTTGAACTCACCGGCGACAACGTCTATAATTTTGCCGGCAGCTTCACTGAAGGCTACCAAACCCTTGACGCCTTGGCCGCTACCATGTTCTGCGGTACCGCCTTGGCCTCCATTGTCAGCCGTGGTTACAACACCTTAAAAGATCAGCTGAACTTAACCATTTACTGCGGTATCATCGCTGCCGGTCTTTTGGCTTTCGTTTACGGCGGTCTCCTCTATGCCGGTGCTTCTGCCTCCGGTACCATGACCTTCCCGGAAGACGTCACCCGTCCGCAAATGCTGATCCAAATCGTTCATCAGATTTTTGCCGGCGTTGCCACCAGCTGGGGCCCGATTGGCGCCGGAATGTTGGCAATAGCCGTTTCCTTGGCTTGCTTGACCACCGCTGTAGGGCTGGTGACCACTTGCGCCCAATATTTCAACCAATTGTCCAATGGTAAACTCGGCTATCGCCTAGTGGTTATCGTCACCGTTGCCTTCTCATTCTTCGTTTCGATCATGGGCGTTACCTGGATCATCAACGCCGCTGTTCCGGTCCTCTTCCTGATGTACCCGGTTCTGATCGTTCTCTTGATCTTCACCTTATTTGATAAATTCATCCCCAACAAAAACGCTTACACCGGCGGGATCATCGGCGCCTTCTTGATTTCTATCATTGATGCACTGAACACCCTTAAGGGCGGTTTCGGATTTGACGCTCCTTGGATTGACAGCCTGGTGGCCTTCAAGAGCCATATTCCCTTTGACAGCCTGGGCCTGGCTTGGATCATTCCGGTTGCCGTATTGGCCATCATCGCCAGCTTCTTGCCGCGTAAACGCGTTGACGAAGAAATGACCCAATTGGTTTATTTCGAAGAAGGGACCAAATAA
- a CDS encoding ferritin family protein produces the protein MKDIENIINQAILNEVEGAQFYRMAASQNANPEAIEALNKLAEEEVAHIEYLRQFSKEVAGGKITVDGALSANVPSPEIYSWGKMDKQNLNLALSVFSVGMQMERDSIAFYEDAKKQVDDPQAKKVFDELIKWEKVHLDQFAAQYEIYKQEWWADQGFSPC, from the coding sequence ATGAAAGATATTGAAAACATTATCAATCAAGCCATCCTGAATGAAGTCGAAGGCGCTCAATTTTATCGCATGGCAGCTAGCCAAAATGCCAACCCGGAAGCCATTGAAGCCTTAAACAAGCTGGCTGAAGAAGAAGTCGCCCATATTGAATACCTGAGACAATTCAGCAAGGAAGTTGCCGGCGGTAAAATCACCGTTGACGGCGCCTTGAGTGCCAATGTCCCCTCGCCTGAAATTTACAGCTGGGGCAAAATGGACAAGCAAAACCTAAACCTGGCGCTTTCCGTTTTCAGCGTTGGCATGCAAATGGAACGCGACTCCATCGCTTTCTATGAAGACGCTAAAAAACAGGTGGATGATCCACAGGCGAAAAAAGTCTTTGACGAATTGATCAAGTGGGAAAAAGTTCATCTGGACCAATTTGCCGCCCAGTATGAAATCTACAAGCAGGAATGGTGGGCCGATCAAGGCTTCTCTCCCTGCTGA